DNA from Leptospira neocaledonica:
ATAAACGAAATAGTAGAAAACTTTAATAATGTTCTGAACGGTATAGGAAGTATGCAAAGCTATTGGGAGGGAGAAACGGAGACGGCTTTATATTTTTACGGGAGCAATGCAGAGAAAATGAAAAATATTCTTAGAACTAATCTTGCAACATATCCATTATGTGAAGGCTGTAGAATTGTAACAATTGCTCCTAAGACTAACTGATTCTTTGGCCTAGGGAAACTTCATCTTACTATCGGCTTGTCGTGGTGTTTCGAGCTTTACCTCATCATGATTATATAACAAAATTACTTTGATTATCAAATTGAATATGATAAGATTGAATAGCTACTACCGTTTTCGTAGTAATGATCAATCTAACTAAGGAGCTCGAATGCAAAAGGTAGTAACTTTTCTTTGGTTTAACGATCAGGCAAAAGAAGCGGTAGATCTTTACGTATCGCTGTTTGAAAATGCAAAAATAACAAACACATCGTATCTCACAGAGTCCGTGGCAAAGGCAGCCGGAAAGAAAGTCGGAGATTTGTCGACAATAGACTTTGAACTGAATGGCCAAAATTTTACTGCGCTAAATGGCGGCCCGATGTTTACTTTTAACGAAGCTATCTCAATAGCGGTAAACTGCAAAACTCAGGAAGAGATTGATAAGCTATGGGACGCACTGTCCAAAGGTGGCGAAGAAATTTCTTGTGGATGGCTTAAAGATAAATATGGTGTAACGTGGCAGATTATGCCGGAAAGCCTAGACATCATGATGCGTGATCCGGACATTGCTAAAGCTGATCGGGTCGGAGCCGCCATGCTTAGTATGGGTAAACTGAATATAAACGAACTCGAAAAAGCTTACAAAGGCGAATAATAATTTCGTTTTTGATAGATTATTCGAAAAATGTATAAGCTTTACCCGACGATCTTACTTATTATTTGTTTGATTCAGTGTATTTATATTGACTCGAAATCGTTTCCTAACAATTGGAAAAGATCTAACAGTAATATTGAGAGTTGTTTAGATATCTCAGGTTTGTATAGCTGCAATGGTGCGACGATTTTTATATCTGAAACGGAAGATAGGATAGTCAATGTCGGAGAAAAAAGAGATAGTGAGTTTAATCAAATTCTTTCTAATTTATTCGGGAATCCTTCGGTAGTATATAATTTGAGTAAGAAAAAGCAGTGTTTGCTTACAGTTAAGCAAACATTTTGTAATGAGGTTACAGTAAGTATGGATGCAGTTGCTGAACTTCGTTCAAATGAAACTGAGAAAATTCACTTTAGCTCAAATGTTCCGATTGCAAGTTTTAACAAAGAGTTTATTAGTTTAAATACAACTGATTTACCTGCTTCTACCGTCTATTTTGGAACTTGGAAGATATATAATCGTGAAAACTATATTATTTATATTGGAGAAAACGGAGAATTGATAATAAACAGTCAGGCTACATTCATAGGCACTTACGTGTGGCCATTTCTGTTGGTTCCGCTTTTTCACAAAAAATCATCTTGGACAAAGTTTGATATTTTAAAGAACTCGAACTCGCTTCCATGACGTTTTAGAAAAGACTGTAAAAAAGATGAAATAGAGATAAGCGATAATAAAAGGAACATATGAGAAAGTTAATTGCAGCAATTAATATGACGATTGACGGGTTTTGCGACCATACCTCAGGTGTGCCTGACGAAGAAATACATCAACATTACGCTGATCTATTGAGAAGTGCCGATGCTGCTTTATATGGCAGGATAACCTACCAGCTTATGGAATTTTGGCGAACTGTGTTAGAAACTCCCACCGGCGATAAGGTAATGGACGACTTTGCAGTTGCAATTGACAACACTCCGAAGATTGTTTTTTCCCGCACACTGAAAAATGTTGATTGGAAAACTGCAAAATTAGCAAGTCAAGACCTTGAGAAAGAAGTTTTGGAACTCAAACAACAATCGGGTAAAGATGTTTTTGTATGCAGTCCGAGCTTGATCGTAGCTTTAACAAAACTTAATTTAATAGACGAATATCAACTTTGTGTTCATCCTGTTATCGCAGGAAGTGGTTTACAATTATTTAAAAACATCAGCGAAAAAATTACGCTTAAACTTATAAAGACTAAAACTTTTAGCGTTGGTGCAATTATTCTTTATTATGAACCGCAATATGCCGGAGTTCCTCGTTAGTTAGCTCATAATACGAAATAGTTATTTATATCGTATTATGAAGGATACGGCGCCTACTATCTCATGCCAAGTCCCTATCAACTTGGCTAACGCATCGAAAAAGGAATTTCCTGAAGTTAAAAAATTTCTCGAGGAAAATAAGGAAAAATGAAGAAAAGTTTATTAATATTGATTTTAGTTTTCAGCTATTGTATGAGCATTCCTCGAAACGTTTATGAAGTTGATAAGGTAGACAAAAAAATTGAAGTAACCAAAAAGAATTTGAATATTAGATTCTTATCCGATTTGAGATCAGGAGAAAATATTGATTATTCGTTTCTTGCCCTATTACCCTTTGTTCCATCGGGCGAAATAATATTGGATTTCCCGGAGTCCGATCGAGCTTCTATGGGGACACCCATGAAATATCATTTCGCTGATATTCTAAAAAGAGAATTTGAAAATAAATTTGCGTTTAGCAAAATCAATATCTCCGAATCAGATCTTGCACATTCAGATTATACGATTGAAGGTAATTTGAACAAATATTCTTGTAGCAGAGGGCTTTATTTTTATGGTTTAAGCGCATTGGGTCCTTTGCTTTGGTATTTTGGTGTTCCTGCAATCATTACTTCATGCGAATTGAATGTTGAAATCAATATTAGAAATGAGAAGAATGCGATAATATTTACTAAAAGATATACTGGTAGTAAGTCTGTTTGGTCCGGACTCTATTATAACTTAACTACATTCAATAAAGTTCATAGTTTGCTTATTAAACGATTTGTTGTGGAATTGCTGGAAGATTCCGAAGAAGTTTTCAAAAAATAACCGTATTATTTCGATTACCAACGATCAAATTTGCTTCAATAATTATCAAAACACGACCAAGCCAAATTGCAAAAATATTACGTTCTAAAGGGTTACTAATGAAAAGATTTCTGATAATTTTAATTGGATTTTCACTTTACAGTTTTCTTCCGGACTTATTCGCAAAAGCTAATGTATCTCAAAACTTGCTGGAAGGAGATGTCATATTTCATGAATCAAATTCTGAACAAGCGCGTGCGATTAAATTAGCAACAAAATCTAGATACACGCATGTAGGCATAATTTTTAAATATAATAATGAATTTAAGGTGTTAGAAGCGGTTGAGCCCGTTAGAATTACTTCATTGTCTGCATTTATCAAGCGGAGTCAAAATGGTCACTATGTAATCAAAAGACTCAAAGAAAGGGAAAGCGTGTTAACGGATGAGAAAATATCTGAAATGAAAAAATATGGTAATTCTCTTTTGGGCAAACACTATGATATTTATTTTGGCTGGGATGATAACCTGATTTATTGTACAGAACTTATATGGAAGCTTTACGATAAATATACAGGCAAAAGGTTAGGGGAGCTTAGGACTTTAAAGGATTTTGATCTTTCTTCTTCTATTGCGCAGCGTTTAATGAAGAAAAGATATGGGAATAACGTA
Protein-coding regions in this window:
- a CDS encoding YiiX family permuted papain-like enzyme, which codes for MKRFLIILIGFSLYSFLPDLFAKANVSQNLLEGDVIFHESNSEQARAIKLATKSRYTHVGIIFKYNNEFKVLEAVEPVRITSLSAFIKRSQNGHYVIKRLKERESVLTDEKISEMKKYGNSLLGKHYDIYFGWDDNLIYCTELIWKLYDKYTGKRLGELRTLKDFDLSSSIAQRLMKKRYGNNVPYSEPVISPVDMFNSPELITVIDRN
- a CDS encoding VOC family protein, with translation MQKVVTFLWFNDQAKEAVDLYVSLFENAKITNTSYLTESVAKAAGKKVGDLSTIDFELNGQNFTALNGGPMFTFNEAISIAVNCKTQEEIDKLWDALSKGGEEISCGWLKDKYGVTWQIMPESLDIMMRDPDIAKADRVGAAMLSMGKLNINELEKAYKGE
- a CDS encoding dihydrofolate reductase family protein, which gives rise to MRKLIAAINMTIDGFCDHTSGVPDEEIHQHYADLLRSADAALYGRITYQLMEFWRTVLETPTGDKVMDDFAVAIDNTPKIVFSRTLKNVDWKTAKLASQDLEKEVLELKQQSGKDVFVCSPSLIVALTKLNLIDEYQLCVHPVIAGSGLQLFKNISEKITLKLIKTKTFSVGAIILYYEPQYAGVPR